Proteins from a genomic interval of Streptomyces sp. NBC_00820:
- a CDS encoding FadR/GntR family transcriptional regulator, with protein MSRDEGPNGPDERLTAVLRPVRAGNGFEEALEQILQVVRLGLVPGGERLPAERELADRLGISRVTLREVLKVLQDQGLVESRRGRYGGTFVLARADAGGEDELRRRVAEVDIEDVLRFREVLEVGAAGLCAAHRLTAEQGDRLREALHRTREAPLADYRRLDTLLHLTLAELCGSPSLTAQYAAVRARVNDLLDCIPLLVRNLEHSQRQHTALVEAVLDGDADGAREMMREHCAGTAALLRGFLA; from the coding sequence ATGTCGCGGGACGAGGGTCCGAACGGGCCGGACGAGCGGCTCACCGCGGTGTTGCGGCCGGTGCGGGCCGGCAACGGCTTCGAGGAGGCGCTGGAGCAGATCCTCCAGGTCGTACGGCTCGGCCTGGTGCCGGGCGGCGAGCGGCTGCCCGCCGAGCGGGAGCTGGCGGACCGGCTCGGGATCAGCCGGGTCACGCTGCGCGAGGTGCTGAAGGTCCTCCAGGACCAGGGCCTGGTGGAGTCGCGGCGCGGGCGGTACGGCGGAACGTTCGTGCTGGCGCGCGCGGACGCGGGCGGCGAGGACGAGCTGCGCCGGCGGGTCGCCGAGGTCGACATCGAGGACGTGCTGCGCTTCCGGGAGGTGCTGGAGGTGGGGGCGGCCGGGCTGTGCGCGGCGCACCGGCTCACGGCGGAGCAGGGCGACCGGCTGCGGGAGGCGCTGCACCGCACCCGCGAGGCCCCGCTCGCCGACTACCGGCGGCTCGACACGCTGCTTCATCTGACCCTGGCCGAGCTGTGCGGCTCGCCGTCGCTGACCGCCCAGTACGCGGCGGTGCGGGCGCGGGTCAACGACCTCCTCGACTGCATCCCGCTGCTGGTGCGCAACCTGGAGCACTCGCAGCGCCAGCACACCGCGCTGGTGGAGGCGGTGCTGGACGGGGATGCCGACGGGGCGCGGGAGATGATGCGGGAGCACTGCGCGGGCACGGCGGCGCTGCTGCGGGGCTTCCTGGCGTGA
- a CDS encoding amino acid deaminase/aldolase, protein MTARAADRARYDRATAHLDAPLAIVDLAAFDANAADLVRRAAGKPVRVASKSVRCRALLERVLAMDGFQGVMSFTLAESLWLARSGFDDVLLAYPSADRAGFAELAADPKLAAAVTVLVDDVAQLDLIDAARGGGREVVRVCLELDTSLKLLGGRVRVGARRSPLHSPGQLASLARVVAERPGFRLVGIMAYEGHVAGVGDAVAGRPLRSRAIRLMQAAARRELAERRGAAVRAVRAVAPGLEFVNGGGTGSVQHTAAEDAVTEIAAGSGLYVPRLFDNYTSFSGRPAALFAQPVVRRPGVGVVTVLGGGYPASGAAGPDRLPVPYLPEGLVYDPQEGAGEVQTPLLGSPADDLLIGDRVWFRHAKAGELCERFDALHLVEVGTVTATVPTYRGEGRTFL, encoded by the coding sequence ATGACTGCGCGCGCCGCTGACCGTGCCCGCTACGACCGGGCCACCGCCCATCTCGACGCCCCTCTCGCGATCGTGGACCTGGCCGCCTTCGACGCCAACGCGGCCGATCTGGTCCGCCGGGCCGCCGGCAAGCCGGTCCGGGTCGCCAGCAAGTCGGTCCGCTGCCGGGCCCTGTTGGAGCGGGTGCTGGCCATGGACGGTTTCCAGGGGGTGATGTCGTTCACCCTGGCCGAGTCGCTGTGGCTCGCGCGCTCGGGGTTCGACGACGTGCTGCTCGCCTATCCGTCCGCCGACCGGGCGGGGTTCGCGGAGCTGGCCGCCGATCCCAAGCTCGCCGCCGCCGTCACCGTGCTGGTCGACGACGTCGCGCAGCTCGACCTCATCGACGCGGCCCGCGGCGGCGGGCGTGAAGTGGTGCGGGTGTGCCTGGAGTTGGACACCTCGCTGAAGCTGCTGGGCGGCCGGGTGCGGGTCGGCGCGCGCCGCTCCCCGCTGCACTCCCCCGGCCAACTGGCCTCGCTGGCGCGGGTGGTGGCCGAACGGCCCGGGTTCCGGCTGGTGGGGATCATGGCGTACGAGGGTCATGTCGCCGGTGTCGGGGACGCGGTGGCCGGGCGGCCGCTGCGGTCGCGGGCGATCCGGCTGATGCAGGCCGCCGCCCGCCGGGAACTGGCCGAGCGGCGCGGTGCGGCGGTGCGGGCCGTACGGGCCGTGGCGCCCGGCCTGGAGTTCGTCAACGGCGGTGGCACGGGGAGTGTGCAGCACACGGCCGCCGAGGACGCGGTCACCGAGATCGCGGCCGGTTCGGGGTTGTACGTGCCCCGGCTCTTCGACAACTACACGTCCTTCAGCGGCCGTCCGGCCGCCCTGTTCGCGCAGCCGGTGGTGCGGCGGCCGGGCGTGGGGGTCGTCACGGTGCTGGGCGGCGGCTATCCGGCCTCGGGTGCGGCGGGCCCGGACAGGCTGCCGGTGCCGTACCTGCCGGAGGGGCTGGTGTACGACCCGCAGGAGGGCGCCGGCGAGGTGCAGACCCCGCTGCTCGGCTCGCCCGCCGACGACCTGCTGATCGGCGACCGGGTGTGGTTCCGGCACGCCAAGGCGGGCGAGCTGTGCGAGCGGTTCGACGCGCTGCACCTGGTGGAGGTGGGCACGGTCACGGCGACCGTGCCCACCTACCGGGGCGAGGGGCGCACGTTCCTCTGA
- a CDS encoding 3-oxoacyl-ACP reductase has product MTDTTVCRRLVGRTAVVTGAGSGIGLATARRLASEGANVVCADIDERAGKAAADAVGGLFVKVDVTDPEQVEALFKTAYDTYGSVDVAFNNAGISPPEDDSILETGLEAWKRVQEVNLTSVYLCCKAAIPYMRRQGKGSVINTASFVARMGAATSQISYTASKGGVLAMSRELGVQFAREGIRVNALCPGPVDTPLLRELFAKDPERAARRLVHIPVGRFADADEIAAAVAFLASDDSSFVNATDFLVDGGISGAYVTPL; this is encoded by the coding sequence GTGACCGACACCACCGTTTGCCGCCGCCTGGTCGGCCGTACCGCCGTCGTCACCGGAGCCGGCAGCGGCATCGGCCTCGCCACCGCGCGCCGCCTCGCCTCCGAGGGCGCGAACGTCGTCTGCGCCGACATCGACGAGAGGGCCGGGAAGGCCGCCGCCGACGCGGTCGGCGGACTCTTCGTCAAGGTCGACGTCACCGACCCCGAGCAGGTCGAGGCGCTGTTCAAGACGGCGTACGACACCTACGGCAGCGTCGACGTCGCCTTCAACAACGCCGGCATCTCCCCGCCCGAGGACGACTCCATCCTGGAGACGGGACTGGAGGCCTGGAAGCGCGTCCAGGAGGTCAACCTCACCTCCGTCTACCTGTGCTGCAAGGCCGCCATCCCCTACATGCGCCGTCAGGGCAAGGGCTCCGTCATCAACACCGCGTCCTTCGTGGCGAGGATGGGAGCGGCCACGTCCCAGATCTCGTACACCGCGTCCAAGGGCGGCGTGCTCGCCATGTCCCGTGAGCTGGGCGTGCAGTTCGCCCGGGAGGGGATCCGGGTCAACGCCCTGTGCCCGGGCCCGGTCGACACCCCGCTGCTGCGGGAGCTGTTCGCCAAGGACCCGGAGCGGGCCGCGCGCCGGCTCGTGCACATCCCGGTGGGCCGGTTCGCCGACGCGGACGAGATCGCCGCCGCCGTCGCCTTCCTCGCCAGCGACGACTCCTCCTTCGTCAACGCCACCGACTTCCTGGTGGACGGCGGCATCTCGGGCGCGTACGTCACGCCCCTGTAG
- a CDS encoding helix-turn-helix domain-containing protein → MGDHKEQQSVRVGAAVRRRRRTLELTLAVVAERSGLSVPFLSQVENDKARPSPTSLEKLADALRTTAVELLAAADPACSVDVVRAAPVADGDFDPRTRSLVRGHHQLHASEFTGDHDAGREFRHRNDELMYVADGAVEIEAEGRAYRLGRGDTLYLTGGVRHRWRATVPDTRVIVVAVAEHIEAVQDRSR, encoded by the coding sequence ATGGGCGACCACAAGGAGCAGCAGTCCGTGCGGGTGGGCGCGGCCGTGCGGCGGCGCCGTCGCACGCTGGAACTCACCCTCGCGGTCGTCGCCGAGCGCAGCGGACTCTCCGTGCCCTTCCTCAGCCAGGTCGAGAACGACAAGGCCCGCCCGAGCCCCACCTCCCTGGAGAAACTGGCCGACGCGCTGCGCACCACGGCCGTGGAGCTCCTCGCCGCCGCCGACCCCGCGTGCAGTGTGGACGTCGTACGCGCCGCGCCCGTCGCCGACGGCGACTTCGACCCGCGCACCCGCTCCCTGGTGCGCGGCCATCACCAGCTGCACGCCTCCGAGTTCACCGGCGACCACGACGCCGGCCGCGAGTTCCGTCACCGCAACGACGAGCTGATGTACGTCGCCGACGGCGCGGTGGAGATCGAGGCCGAGGGCCGCGCCTACCGCCTCGGCCGGGGCGACACCCTCTACCTGACCGGCGGGGTGCGCCACCGCTGGCGGGCCACGGTCCCGGACACCCGGGTGATCGTGGTCGCGGTCGCCGAGCACATCGAGGCGGTCCAGGACCGGTCCCGTTAG
- a CDS encoding aldehyde dehydrogenase family protein, which produces MSDPHELKVLNPATEQVVATVPAADAADVDAAVVRATRARTAWAALPPADRARLLRRFADTVDAHVEELALLEVREAGHTLGNARWEAGNARDLLLYAAGGAERLLGRQIPVPGGWDVTFHEPLGVVGVIAPWNFPMPIAAWGSFPALAAGNAVVLKPAETTPLTALRLAELALEAGLPEHLFQVLPGYGDIAGRALVDHPDVAKIVFTGATRTGREVMERCARQVKPVTLELGGKSPNIVFADADLKAALDPFSFLDNAGQDCCARTRILVQEPLFEEARAFLADALAAVVVGDPADEKTQMGPLISRRQLDRVRSYVPEDAQALSGAAPDGPGFWFPPTVLTGERPDSPAAREEIFGPVAVLLPFTDEADAIRLANDTPYGLSGSLWTRDIGRALRVSQAVRAGNLSVNSHSSVRYWTPFGGFKQSGLGRELGPDALTAFTETKNVFISTEGPAQ; this is translated from the coding sequence GTGTCCGACCCGCACGAGCTGAAGGTCCTCAACCCCGCCACCGAGCAGGTCGTCGCCACCGTCCCCGCCGCCGACGCGGCCGATGTGGACGCCGCCGTCGTACGGGCCACGCGGGCCCGGACCGCCTGGGCCGCGCTCCCGCCCGCCGACCGCGCCCGGCTGCTGCGCCGCTTCGCCGACACCGTCGACGCCCACGTGGAGGAACTGGCCCTGCTGGAGGTCCGCGAGGCCGGCCACACCCTCGGCAACGCCCGCTGGGAGGCAGGCAACGCCCGCGACCTCCTCCTCTACGCGGCCGGCGGCGCCGAACGCCTCCTCGGCCGGCAGATCCCCGTCCCCGGCGGCTGGGACGTCACCTTCCACGAACCCCTGGGCGTCGTGGGCGTGATCGCCCCCTGGAACTTCCCCATGCCGATCGCCGCCTGGGGCTCCTTCCCGGCGCTCGCCGCGGGCAACGCCGTCGTCCTCAAGCCCGCCGAGACCACCCCGCTCACCGCCCTGCGCCTGGCCGAACTCGCCCTGGAGGCCGGCCTGCCCGAGCACCTCTTCCAGGTGCTCCCCGGCTACGGCGACATCGCGGGCCGCGCGCTGGTCGACCATCCCGACGTCGCCAAGATCGTGTTCACGGGCGCCACCCGCACCGGCCGCGAGGTCATGGAGCGCTGCGCCCGGCAGGTCAAGCCCGTCACCCTCGAACTCGGCGGCAAGAGCCCCAACATCGTCTTCGCCGACGCCGACCTCAAGGCCGCCCTCGACCCCTTCTCCTTCCTCGACAACGCCGGCCAGGACTGCTGCGCCCGCACCCGGATCCTGGTCCAGGAGCCGCTGTTCGAGGAGGCCCGCGCGTTCCTCGCGGACGCGCTGGCCGCCGTCGTGGTCGGCGACCCGGCCGACGAGAAGACGCAGATGGGGCCGCTGATCTCCCGCCGGCAGCTGGACCGCGTACGGTCGTACGTCCCCGAGGACGCCCAGGCCCTGAGCGGCGCCGCCCCCGACGGGCCCGGCTTCTGGTTCCCGCCGACCGTGCTCACCGGCGAGCGGCCGGACAGCCCGGCGGCCCGCGAGGAGATCTTCGGCCCGGTCGCCGTCCTGCTGCCCTTCACCGACGAGGCGGACGCGATCCGCCTCGCCAACGACACCCCCTACGGCCTGTCCGGCTCCCTGTGGACCCGGGACATCGGCCGCGCCCTGCGCGTCTCCCAGGCCGTCCGCGCCGGCAACCTGTCCGTCAACTCCCACTCCAGCGTCCGCTACTGGACCCCGTTCGGCGGCTTCAAGCAGTCCGGCCTCGGCCGTGAACTCGGCCCCGACGCCCTGACCGCCTTCACCGAGACCAAGAACGTCTTCATCAGCACGGAGGGCCCAGCACAGTGA
- a CDS encoding NF041680 family putative transposase, producing MSLLHRGARQEPLTQLSCFRGEFYSCLTARSDALFELADAVLCGDGPVRSLAELSLVGEHRRGHGGLYAAVSRGGIDADRLRQALAAVPLPRAADGRLVLAVDVTCWLRPDAHTSPQRILCHTYGRGKDQHIPIPGWPYSIICALEPGRSSWTAPLDALRLAPGDDTATVTARQLRDLVQRLITAGQWHAGSPDILIVADAGYDAPRLAFLLRDLPVQVLARMRSDRVLRRAVPQRQPHILGRPPRHGSEFVFGQPDTWGTPDTKTVTDTRLYGQATARSWDRLHPKLTHRSSWAAADGTLPIVEGSVIRLDIDQLPSGATPKPVWLWWSGTDATPADTDRLWQTYLRRFDIEHTFRLFKQTLGWTCPKIRTPEAADRWTWLILAAYAQLRLARPLAADLRRPWEKPSSPDRLTPARVRRDFRHIRPQAACPAQAPKSSRPGPGRPPGRKNTRPTPRHDVHTPRKTQPAKRQTKKLTTPRPRRTG from the coding sequence ATGAGTCTGCTGCATCGTGGTGCCCGACAAGAACCGCTGACGCAACTGTCATGCTTCCGGGGCGAGTTCTACTCCTGCCTGACCGCTCGTTCGGATGCGCTGTTCGAGCTGGCCGACGCTGTTCTGTGCGGTGACGGACCGGTGAGGTCGCTGGCCGAGCTGTCACTGGTGGGCGAACACCGCCGCGGACACGGAGGGCTCTATGCAGCAGTTTCCCGGGGAGGCATCGATGCCGACCGGCTGCGGCAGGCGCTGGCCGCGGTGCCGCTGCCGCGTGCTGCCGACGGCCGGCTCGTCCTGGCTGTCGATGTCACCTGCTGGCTGCGGCCCGATGCCCACACCTCACCGCAGCGGATCCTGTGTCACACCTATGGCCGGGGCAAGGACCAGCACATCCCGATCCCCGGCTGGCCGTACTCGATCATCTGCGCGCTCGAGCCCGGCCGCAGCTCATGGACTGCACCCCTGGACGCGTTGCGACTGGCACCCGGCGACGACACCGCCACCGTCACCGCCCGACAACTGCGTGACCTGGTCCAGCGACTGATCACAGCCGGGCAGTGGCACGCGGGCTCGCCGGACATCCTCATCGTCGCGGACGCCGGATACGACGCGCCCCGCCTGGCCTTCCTGCTGAGAGACCTGCCGGTCCAGGTGCTGGCCCGGATGCGCTCGGACCGGGTTCTGCGCCGGGCCGTCCCGCAGCGCCAGCCTCACATCCTGGGCCGCCCGCCCCGACACGGCAGCGAGTTCGTCTTCGGCCAGCCCGACACCTGGGGCACCCCGGACACCAAAACCGTCACCGACACACGCCTCTACGGCCAGGCCACCGCCCGCTCCTGGGACCGACTGCACCCCAAGCTGACTCACCGTTCCTCCTGGGCCGCAGCCGACGGCACGCTCCCCATCGTCGAGGGCAGCGTGATCCGCCTGGACATCGACCAACTGCCCAGCGGCGCAACTCCCAAGCCGGTCTGGCTCTGGTGGTCAGGCACCGACGCCACCCCGGCGGACACCGACCGTCTCTGGCAGACCTACCTGCGGCGATTCGATATCGAGCACACGTTCCGCCTGTTCAAGCAGACTCTCGGCTGGACCTGTCCGAAGATCCGCACCCCCGAGGCGGCGGACCGATGGACCTGGTTGATCCTCGCCGCCTACGCGCAACTCCGTCTCGCTCGCCCGCTCGCAGCCGACCTGCGTCGTCCCTGGGAGAAACCCAGTTCTCCAGACCGACTCACACCCGCCCGCGTCCGCCGCGACTTCCGGCACATCCGCCCACAAGCCGCCTGCCCAGCCCAAGCACCGAAATCCTCCCGACCCGGTCCCGGACGACCACCGGGCCGAAAGAACACCCGGCCCACACCCCGCCACGACGTGCACACACCCCGCAAAACACAGCCAGCGAAACGGCAAACGAAGAAGTTAACCACCCCACGACCACGCCGCACAGGTTAA
- a CDS encoding VOC family protein translates to MSVQLNHTIVHARDKRESAEFLGRVLGLEPGDEWGPFIPMATSNGVTLDFATVPAESIVSEHYAFLVSDDEFDAAFGRIQQDGITYYADPHMKQAGEINHRYGGRGLYFQDPVGHAMEILTRPYGDHEEP, encoded by the coding sequence ATGTCCGTCCAGTTGAACCACACCATCGTCCACGCCCGGGACAAGCGGGAATCGGCCGAGTTCCTGGGCCGCGTACTGGGGCTCGAGCCCGGGGACGAGTGGGGCCCGTTCATACCGATGGCCACCAGCAACGGGGTCACCCTCGACTTCGCCACCGTCCCCGCCGAGTCGATCGTCTCCGAGCACTACGCCTTCCTCGTCTCCGACGACGAGTTCGACGCGGCCTTCGGGCGCATCCAGCAGGACGGGATCACCTACTACGCCGATCCCCACATGAAACAGGCCGGAGAGATCAACCACCGCTACGGAGGACGCGGCCTGTACTTCCAGGACCCGGTCGGTCACGCCATGGAGATCCTCACCCGGCCGTACGGCGACCACGAGGAGCCGTAG
- a CDS encoding helical backbone metal receptor: protein MRVVSLVPSLTEAVAVTLPGALVGATDWCTHPAGLDVTRVGGTKNPDTDRIIALAPDLVIANEEENRAPDLDALRAAGLEVLVTEVRTLPQAFLELDRVLTASGARTRPRWLDEAQAAWTALPAPAEPVTAVVPVWRRPWMVLGRDTFAGDVLARLGVHHLYAAHPDRYPRVPLDELRAAAPDLVVLPDEPYRFTADDGPEAFPGLPCALVGGRHLTWYGPSLAEAPRVLGEALRPSGRTTGL from the coding sequence GTGCGGGTCGTCTCGCTCGTCCCGTCCCTGACGGAGGCCGTGGCCGTCACCCTGCCGGGTGCCCTCGTGGGTGCCACGGACTGGTGCACCCATCCGGCGGGCCTCGACGTCACCCGCGTCGGTGGCACCAAGAACCCGGACACCGACCGGATCATCGCCCTCGCCCCCGACCTGGTGATCGCCAACGAGGAGGAGAACCGCGCCCCCGACCTGGACGCCCTGCGGGCCGCCGGCCTGGAGGTGCTGGTCACCGAGGTGCGCACCCTCCCGCAGGCCTTCTTGGAACTGGACCGGGTACTGACCGCGTCCGGCGCGAGGACACGGCCCCGCTGGCTGGACGAGGCGCAGGCGGCCTGGACGGCGCTCCCGGCCCCCGCGGAACCCGTCACGGCCGTCGTGCCCGTCTGGCGCCGCCCCTGGATGGTGCTCGGCCGGGACACCTTCGCGGGCGACGTCCTGGCCCGCCTCGGCGTCCACCACCTCTACGCCGCCCACCCCGACCGCTACCCCCGCGTCCCCCTGGACGAACTGCGCGCGGCCGCCCCGGACCTGGTCGTCCTCCCCGACGAGCCCTACCGCTTCACCGCCGACGACGGCCCGGAGGCCTTCCCCGGCCTGCCCTGCGCCCTGGTCGGCGGACGGCACCTGACCTGGTACGGCCCGTCGCTGGCCGAAGCGCCCCGGGTGCTGGGCGAGGCGCTGCGGCCCTCCGGGCGGACGACGGGACTTTGA
- a CDS encoding glutamine synthetase family protein translates to MADRTPPLSVEELRALVADGEIDTVVLAFPDMQGRLQGKRFAARFFLDEVLQHGTEGCNYLLAVDTEMNTVDGYAMSSWDRGYGDFAMRPDLSTLRHVPWHPGTALLVADLAWDDGSPVAAAPRQILRRQLERLAALGYTAQVGTELEFIVFKDSYEQAWDANYRGLTPANQYNIDYSVLGTGRVEPLLRRIRNEMAGAGLTVESAKGECNPGQHEIAFRYDEALVTCDQHALYKTGAKEIAAQEGVSLTFMAKYNEREGNSCHIHLSLADADGTNAMAGDGPDGMSEVMRHFLAGQLAALRDFSLLYAPNINSYKRFQPGSFAPTAVAWGHDNRTCALRVVGHGRSLRFENRLPGGDVNPYLAVAGLVAAGLYGIEQKLELPEPCPGNAYAAGFAHVPATLREAAALWEDSPLAKAAFGDEVVAHYRNMARVELEAFDAAVTDWELRRSFERL, encoded by the coding sequence GTGGCAGACCGCACGCCCCCGCTGAGCGTCGAGGAACTGCGCGCCCTCGTCGCCGACGGTGAGATCGACACTGTCGTCCTGGCCTTCCCCGACATGCAAGGGCGGCTGCAGGGCAAGCGGTTCGCCGCCCGCTTCTTCCTCGACGAGGTCCTCCAGCACGGCACCGAGGGCTGCAACTACCTCCTCGCCGTCGACACCGAGATGAACACCGTCGACGGCTACGCCATGTCCTCCTGGGACCGCGGCTACGGCGACTTCGCCATGCGCCCCGACCTGTCCACCCTGCGCCACGTCCCCTGGCACCCAGGCACCGCCCTGCTCGTCGCCGACCTCGCCTGGGACGACGGCTCCCCGGTCGCCGCCGCCCCGCGCCAGATCCTGCGCCGCCAGCTGGAGCGCCTCGCCGCGCTCGGCTACACCGCCCAGGTCGGCACCGAGCTGGAGTTCATCGTCTTCAAGGACAGCTACGAGCAGGCCTGGGACGCGAACTACCGGGGCCTGACCCCGGCCAACCAGTACAACATCGACTACTCCGTCCTCGGCACCGGCCGCGTCGAGCCCCTGCTGCGCCGCATCCGCAACGAGATGGCCGGCGCCGGCCTCACCGTCGAGTCCGCCAAGGGCGAGTGCAACCCCGGCCAGCACGAGATCGCCTTCCGCTACGACGAGGCCCTCGTCACCTGCGACCAGCACGCCCTGTACAAGACAGGCGCCAAGGAGATCGCCGCCCAGGAGGGCGTCTCGCTCACCTTCATGGCCAAGTACAACGAGCGCGAGGGCAACTCCTGCCACATCCACCTCTCGCTCGCCGACGCGGACGGCACCAACGCCATGGCCGGGGACGGCCCGGACGGCATGTCCGAGGTCATGCGGCACTTCCTCGCCGGACAGCTCGCGGCCCTGCGCGACTTCTCCCTGCTCTACGCCCCGAACATCAACTCCTACAAGCGGTTCCAGCCCGGCTCCTTCGCCCCCACCGCCGTCGCCTGGGGCCACGACAACCGCACCTGCGCCCTGCGCGTCGTCGGCCACGGCCGCTCCCTGCGCTTCGAGAACCGCCTGCCCGGCGGCGACGTCAACCCCTACCTCGCCGTCGCCGGACTGGTCGCGGCCGGCCTGTACGGCATCGAGCAGAAGCTGGAACTGCCCGAACCCTGCCCCGGCAACGCCTACGCCGCGGGCTTCGCGCACGTCCCGGCCACCCTGCGGGAGGCCGCCGCGCTCTGGGAGGACAGCCCCCTGGCCAAGGCAGCCTTCGGCGACGAGGTGGTGGCCCACTACCGCAACATGGCGCGCGTCGAACTGGAGGCCTTCGACGCCGCGGTCACCGACTGGGAGCTGCGCCGCTCCTTCGAACGCCTGTGA
- a CDS encoding gamma-glutamyl-gamma-aminobutyrate hydrolase family protein: MGDGASGRPLIGVSTYLESSARWGVWDMAAVLLPAAYPRHVQRAGGVAALLPPDEPERAAAAVARLDGLVVAGGPDVDPGRYGAERSALTGPPAPERDAWELALIGAALAARVPLLGVCRGMQLLNVALGGTLVQHLDGHAEIVGAYGRHPVKPVPGTLYAAIAPEETSVPTYHHQAVERLGEGLVPSAYAVDGTVEAVELPPERGWVLGVQWHPELGEDLRVMRALVTAAS; this comes from the coding sequence GTGGGCGACGGCGCGAGCGGACGACCGCTGATCGGTGTGAGCACGTACCTGGAGAGCAGCGCGCGCTGGGGCGTGTGGGACATGGCGGCGGTCCTGCTGCCCGCCGCGTATCCGCGCCATGTGCAGCGCGCGGGCGGGGTGGCCGCCCTGCTGCCGCCGGACGAGCCGGAGCGGGCCGCCGCCGCGGTGGCCCGGCTGGACGGGCTGGTCGTCGCGGGCGGACCCGACGTCGATCCGGGACGGTACGGCGCCGAGCGCTCCGCGCTGACCGGACCGCCCGCGCCGGAGCGGGACGCGTGGGAGCTGGCGCTGATCGGGGCGGCGCTGGCGGCCCGGGTGCCGCTGCTGGGGGTCTGCCGGGGGATGCAGCTGCTGAACGTCGCCCTCGGGGGGACGCTGGTGCAGCACCTGGACGGCCACGCGGAGATCGTCGGCGCGTACGGCCGGCATCCGGTGAAGCCGGTGCCGGGGACCCTGTACGCCGCGATCGCGCCGGAGGAGACGTCGGTGCCGACCTATCACCACCAGGCGGTGGAGCGGCTCGGGGAGGGACTGGTGCCGAGCGCGTACGCGGTGGACGGGACCGTGGAGGCGGTGGAGCTGCCGCCGGAGCGGGGATGGGTGCTCGGGGTGCAGTGGCATCCGGAGCTGGGTGAGGATCTGCGAGTGATGCGGGCGCTGGTCACGGCGGCGTCCTGA
- a CDS encoding haloacid dehalogenase-like hydrolase produces MRQLLAWTLAAAAALAAAPAAPTATEPDCPRLTSRWHGDNRDRLQHVIDTYGTCSGHRGAVAAFDWDNTVTKNDVTDATLSWALRHDVLPRPARWKDTSAWLTDAGDRALTAACGTGAGGTGAGGSLRTSDRPRCTDEIVEIREKGTTTSGAAAFAGTWNHRHTVPQYAWVPQLFAGRTPARLSSYAAAARTEALAAPVGATRTLGTHTVPAYVRYYDQQRDLIRTLQRAGFRVYIVSAGSEPVTEVWSRGVGVDAAHTIAIRSVLDHQGRITTRNEGCGGVGENKGEVIPYIDGKRCWINQDIYGIRGPAAWRKQPWRNRIAVGGGDADTDVTFVSDATGAHLVLDRNKAELMCRAHDDADGRWLINPMFIEPLPRKPEPYPCSTTAYNAPDGSRAPVRRPDGSVVPDQADTVY; encoded by the coding sequence ATGCGACAGCTTCTCGCGTGGACCCTGGCAGCGGCCGCCGCCCTGGCGGCCGCACCCGCCGCACCGACGGCGACCGAGCCCGACTGCCCCCGGCTGACGTCCCGTTGGCACGGTGACAACCGCGATCGCCTGCAACACGTCATCGACACCTACGGCACCTGCTCCGGGCACCGCGGCGCGGTCGCCGCCTTCGACTGGGACAACACCGTCACCAAGAACGACGTCACCGACGCGACCCTCTCCTGGGCCCTGCGCCACGACGTCCTCCCGCGCCCGGCCCGCTGGAAGGACACCAGCGCCTGGCTCACCGACGCCGGGGACCGCGCGCTCACCGCCGCCTGCGGCACCGGCGCGGGCGGCACCGGCGCGGGCGGCTCCCTGCGCACCTCCGACCGGCCCCGCTGCACGGACGAGATCGTGGAGATCCGGGAGAAGGGCACCACGACGAGCGGCGCCGCCGCCTTCGCGGGCACCTGGAACCACCGGCACACCGTCCCGCAGTACGCCTGGGTGCCCCAGCTCTTCGCGGGCCGCACCCCGGCCCGGCTCTCCTCCTACGCGGCCGCCGCCCGCACCGAGGCGCTGGCCGCCCCCGTCGGCGCCACCCGCACCCTGGGCACCCACACCGTCCCCGCCTACGTCCGCTACTACGACCAGCAGCGCGACCTCATCCGCACCCTCCAGCGGGCCGGATTCCGGGTCTACATCGTCTCGGCCGGCTCCGAGCCGGTCACCGAGGTCTGGTCGCGCGGGGTCGGCGTCGACGCCGCGCACACCATCGCCATCCGCTCGGTCCTCGACCACCAAGGCCGCATCACCACCCGCAACGAGGGCTGCGGCGGCGTCGGGGAGAACAAGGGCGAGGTGATCCCGTACATCGACGGCAAGCGGTGCTGGATCAACCAGGACATCTACGGGATTCGCGGCCCCGCGGCCTGGCGGAAGCAGCCCTGGAGGAATCGGATCGCCGTCGGCGGCGGCGACGCGGACACCGACGTCACCTTCGTCTCCGACGCCACCGGCGCCCACCTGGTCCTCGACCGCAACAAGGCCGAGCTGATGTGCCGGGCCCACGACGACGCGGACGGCCGCTGGCTGATCAACCCGATGTTCATCGAGCCCCTGCCCCGCAAGCCCGAGCCGTACCCCTGCTCCACCACCGCCTACAACGCCCCCGACGGCAGCCGCGCCCCGGTGCGCCGGCCGGACGGCTCGGTGGTGCCGGACCAGGCCGACACCGTGTACTGA